The sequence TTTGACACCTGCGGTATCCGTCGAAAGGTTCGAAAAGAGCGCCGTCGCATTTCGCGCTTTTCTCAACAGGACGGAACCGTTGAGGTACGCCCCTGCCCTGAGCCCGCCGGCCCTCTTGAGTATTTCCGAGAGCCTCTCGCCCTCGTACCGCAGGGCATAGGTTCCAGGATAAAGAGCATACCCCGAGAGATGAACAACTTTTTGCTCCGAGAATCGGGGGTTGATAGGAACGGAAACGATGTCTTTATCCTTGAGATAGAAATTCTTCGCTTCAGGGGTATTCCAATAGTCTTTCGGCAAGTCGACGATGATCACTTTGCTGTATGTGCCGACTATCGCCGTATCAAGGCGCGAGACTTGAATCCCGAACGTCTGTGCATCTTCTTTCAATCCACCCGCGATGAGCAAGAGATCGGAAACGGACATGTTGTCGCGGCGGGGATATTTTCCGGGGTTCCGGACTCCCCCAGCAATCGTCACCGAGTCGCGGGGATAGAACTGAGTCTCCTTATAGACCACGAGGCTGTCCTCGTTCTGAAGCTCGATGTTGTTTTCACTGTCGGCGGCGAGAGCGAGCCGGGGATTGAACGAGATTATCTTTCGCTGCGAGTCGGGGAGCATCCGGAACAGCGAGGCACGCTCCGCGAACGAATTGCGTTGGAGGCTGTCCGCCTCGTAGATCAGGTCTTTTATCCGCATGCCGGCCCACAGCTGAAAATTGCCCGGCTTGTTTACAGTGCCGGTAATCGAAACACGGTTCTCCGCCAGGTTTGCTACTTTGAAAATCGTAACGACGTCTCCGTCTTCAAGTGCGCTCGAACTCTTCTGCAAATCTGCCAGCGAACCAAAGGCAAGGTCAAGGTCGAGGATGTTGCGTTCATATAAGTGCCGTTGTTCGAAGGGGATGATCCGTTCAACGTGAACGCGGTTAAAGTACGCATCAAAGCGAAGGCCGCCCGCCATCGCGATGAGATTTCCAAGCGATTCCTTATCCCTCATTTCAAAAATTGCGGGGTGCGTGACTTCGCCCATCAACGCAACGCGCTTCGCGGCGGGCTTGACAAACACGATGTCGTCATCCTGAAGCCTGATATCTTTTGATTTGTCCCCTCTGAGTACATAATTGTACATATCAACGGAGGCGATAGCCTTCCCGTCCCGTATTACTTGGACATCGCGCATTGTTCCGTTTACTGTCGGGCCGCCGGAGACATAAAGCGCATGGAATGCCGTAGACATTGACGAAAGAGAATAGCCTCCCGGCTGCACCACTTCTCCCATCACGTAGACTTGAATGGTCCTTAGTCTTCCGATCGACACATCGAGAAAGGTGTTAGCGCCTTCGCTCCCATTTTTCAGACCTGAGTAAACCTCCGACATCCGATGGAGCAATTTTTCGCGGAACTGCTGCACCGATACACCGTTCGCCGATACTGGTCCAACATCAGGTACAAGGATATTCCCGTCGCGATTGACAGTCAGCTGCAAATTGAGCCTGGTCTCCCCCCAAACAGAAATGATAATCTGGTCGCCGGGTCCAAGGACGTACGACTGCGGCGTCGAAACATTGATGACGGGTTCAAATGAGGAAGGGGCGTATTGAAAGATATCATAGCCGAAGGGCTGAAGCCTCTCAGTGCCTGTCCGTCTTTCGAAGCCCGGCACGACAAGCTCCTTTTTTGCAACCAGAACCTCTGCTCTTCTTCTCGCGGGAGCGAACGACCCTGTGGTATCTTGCTGCAAGGAGCTGGGAGCTACTGTGGCAGGCGTCGGGATCCGTGAAAGATAATCATCGAGATTGATATTCAACGCTTTGGCGCGCTGGATTGCCTCATCCCTCGTTATTCCAAGGTCTTTTAGCTTTTGGTTGATTTCATCCGGCGTCATGGTTTGCAATGCCTGTTCGGCTTCCGCTCTCGTTTGAGAGACTAGACGAGCCGGAAGAATCAGGAAAAAGAATATAGCTACCCCGGCCAGAAGCAGAAACGAGCATTTCTCTGATCTTTTAAGGTTTTTCATTATTTCGGGATTCGGTGAAAGCACAATATTATAAGCCAATGTAAGATAAAACTTCAGAATGATTTTTCCAAGAGGAAAAATAGGGCCTTCGAGGCGGTATGTTGCAGCTCACGTGTACCGTAGGTGCCCTCTTGGTTACGAAATCAAAA is a genomic window of Bacteroidota bacterium containing:
- a CDS encoding SLBB domain-containing protein; the protein is MTPDEINQKLKDLGITRDEAIQRAKALNINLDDYLSRIPTPATVAPSSLQQDTTGSFAPARRRAEVLVAKKELVVPGFERRTGTERLQPFGYDIFQYAPSSFEPVINVSTPQSYVLGPGDQIIISVWGETRLNLQLTVNRDGNILVPDVGPVSANGVSVQQFREKLLHRMSEVYSGLKNGSEGANTFLDVSIGRLRTIQVYVMGEVVQPGGYSLSSMSTAFHALYVSGGPTVNGTMRDVQVIRDGKAIASVDMYNYVLRGDKSKDIRLQDDDIVFVKPAAKRVALMGEVTHPAIFEMRDKESLGNLIAMAGGLRFDAYFNRVHVERIIPFEQRHLYERNILDLDLAFGSLADLQKSSSALEDGDVVTIFKVANLAENRVSITGTVNKPGNFQLWAGMRIKDLIYEADSLQRNSFAERASLFRMLPDSQRKIISFNPRLALAADSENNIELQNEDSLVVYKETQFYPRDSVTIAGGVRNPGKYPRRDNMSVSDLLLIAGGLKEDAQTFGIQVSRLDTAIVGTYSKVIIVDLPKDYWNTPEAKNFYLKDKDIVSVPINPRFSEQKVVHLSGYALYPGTYALRYEGERLSEILKRAGGLRAGAYLNGSVLLRKARNATALFSNLSTDTAGVKINNFDLVPIDFNNAVTDTASRDNVVMDPDDSVHIAFLEDVVYVRGEVFVPTPILYKKGASESYYIDQAGGFKDDADKGKVAVFLPGGKKWEPGFFVFPSPEILPGSLVYVPRKIETEDKTLSILAAWGTVMASLAAITIAIVQVTK